The following coding sequences are from one Calypte anna isolate BGI_N300 chromosome 18, bCalAnn1_v1.p, whole genome shotgun sequence window:
- the BTBD17 gene encoding BTB/POZ domain-containing protein 17: protein MRMKASCASVSPGELGSLPRPGSNPSSPGKAQPWISSAGNTGCLPYHPRTGADPGPGLGPTETPLEKRGEVSGGRLDVMPPCAGSVQGPTEGCEGPAALCPLLRPRAGDAGAWHSPFGEGRARSWCHGHCRTWSRGRGRRGRTWGPPSPSQLPPRSGREPGAVFHSSRFCPARSPSPPADAVSTFPPPSPTQKADPSGDTTVATINHSVTLLQRLQELLQNGNGSDSVLRVRTAASEEAKVFHTHQLLLSLQSEVFESLLQNQSILTLYEPPETAALFEKFIKYLYCGGVSILLHQAIPLHQLASKYRVWGLQRGVAEYMRSHLASESSQGHVVGWYHYAVSIGDTGLQESCLQFLAWNLSAVLGSAEWGSVSTELLLLLLERSDLVLHSELELYTAVESWLGRRQPEGPVAERVLRAIRYPMIAPSQLFRLQAQSAVLARHHGAVRDLLFQAFQFHAASPLHFAKYFDVNCSMFLPRNYLAPSWGSQWVINNPARDDRSTSFQTQLGPSSHDAGKRVTWNLLFSPRWLPVSLRPVYSDSVSGAVQPARIEDGRPRLVITPAMSSPDFAGVSFQKTVLVGVRQQGRVLVKHVYSFHQSSDEAADFLSQADLQKRTSEYLIDNSLHLHIIIKPIYHSLIRVKK from the exons ATGAGGATGAAGGcctcctgtgcctcagtttccccaggggagctggggagcctCCCGAGGCCCGGCAGTAACCCCAGCTCACCGGGAAAGGCTCAGCCTTGGATAAGCAGTGCCGGGAACACGGGCTGCCTGCCCTACCACCCCCGCACCGGCGCCGACCCCGGCCCGGGCCTCG gtCCTACAGAAACGCCCCTAGAGAAACGGGGGGAGGTGTCTGGGGGCAGGTTGGATGTGATGCCACCATGTGCCGGTTCCGTGCAGGGACCAACCGAGGGCTGCGAGGGACCTGCCGCCCTTTGTCCCCTCCTGAGGCCGCGTGCCGGGGATGCTGGCGCCTGGCACAGCCCTTTCGGCGAGGGCAGAGCCCGGTCCTGGTGCCATG GCCACTGCCGTACCTGGAGccgggggaggggaaggaggggacgTACCTGGGGGCCCCCCTCGccctcccagctgcctccccGCTCAGGCCGGGAACCGGGAGCTGTTTTCCACTCGAGCCGGTTCTGTCCAGCCCGGAGCCCCTCGCCGCCGGCGGACGCGGTCAGCACatttccacctccttctccaa cccagaaagctgacCCGAGTGGTGACACCACCGTGGCCACCATCAACCACTCAGTGACactgctgcagaggctgcaggagctgctgcagaacgGCAACGGCAGCGACTCCGTCCTGCGGGTCCGCACGGCCGCCTCCGAGGAGGCCAAGGTCTTCCACACccaccagctgctcctcagcctccaGAGCGAGGTCTTCGAGAGCCTCCTGCAGAACCAGAGCATCCTCACCCTCTATGAGCCACCTGAGACCGCCGCGCTCTTTGAGAAGTTTATCAA GTACCTGTACTGCGGGGGGGTCTCCATCCTGCTGCACCAAGCCATCCCCCTGCACCAGCTGGCCAGCAAGTACCgggtctgggggctgcagcGCGGGGTGGCCGAGTACATGAGGAGCCACCTGGCCAGCGAGTCGAGCCAGGGCCACGTGGTGGGCTGGTACCACTACGCCGTGAGCATCGGGGACACggggctgcaggagagctgcctccagttcctggcCTGGAACCTCTCGGCGGTGTTGGGCAGCGCCGAGTGGGGCTCGGTGAGCacggagctgctgctgctgctgctggaacgCTCCGACCTGGTGCTGCACAGCGAGCTGGAGCTCTACACTGCCGTGGAAAGCTGGCTGGGCCGCCGGCAGCCCGAGGGTCCGGTGGCCGAACGGGTGCTGCGTGCCATCCGCTACCCCATGATCGCTCCCAGCCAGCTCTTCAGGCTGCAGGCGCAGTCGGCGGTGCTGGCGCGGCACCACGGTGCGGTGCGGGACCTGCTCTTCCAGGCCTTCCAGTTCCACGCCGCTTCCCCTCTCCATTTCGCCAAGTATTTCGACGTCAACTGCAGCATGTTCCTGCCCCGCAACTACCTCGCGCCCAGCTGGGGCTCCCAGTGGGTCATCAACAACCCGGCGCGGGACGACCGCAGCACCAGCTTCCAGACCCAGCTGGGTCCCAGCAGCCACGACGCCGGGAAGAGGGTGACCTGGAACCTGCTCTTCTCCCCGCGCTGGCTGCCTGTCAGCCTGCGCCCCGTCTACTCGGACTCGGTCTCGGGTGCCGTCCAGCCGGCTCGGATCGAGGACGGTCGCCCCCGGCTCGTCATCACCCCGGCCATGAGCAGCCCCGACTTCGCCGGCGTCAGCTTCCAGAAGACGGTGCTGGTGGGTGTGAGGCAGCAGGGCCGTGTCCTGGTGAAACACGTCTACAGCTTCCACCAGAGCTCGGACGAGGCTGCCGATTTCCTGTCCCAGGCTGACCTGCAGAAACGCACCTCCGAGTACCTCATCGACAACTCCCTGCACCTCCACATCATCATCAAACCCATCTACCACTCCCTCATCAGGGTGAAGAAGTAA
- the DNAI2 gene encoding dynein intermediate chain 2, axonemal, whose protein sequence is MEIVFEYMRKRSEFGRPCNFSDWPAQVTLDIPPDPSLASDFILRSPVDSSVQHTSEMAAHEVNTERMEVESRGINHVEGGWPKDINPQEKEHTARFRKKVEKEENYVNTIEHLSTLMEHYVRQNNTINIYEEYFEEEEMVELEDESPCAKTINILRDPNVIKRMATHISWNPNISEKLAVAYSNLQFQHSTRNMSFDSYIWDLENPNNPELSLTPSSPLVCLEYNPKDNNILVGGCYNGQITYWDIRKGELPVEVSTVEVSHRDPVYGAIWLQSKTGTDCFSASTDGQVLWWDIRKLSEPTEKMILDISGNEVLKNALGAATLEFEPTLPTKFMVGTEQGIVIACNRKAKTPQEKITGTYTGHIGPIYTLTRNPFYPKIFLTVGGWAARIWSEEIKESPIMCTNRNHLSYLMDGCWSTMKPAVFFTAKSDGTLDVWDFLFKQKEPTLSVKVCNESLYSLCLQDTGSVIACGSELGTITLLQISSGLCTLQRNEKNSANAMFERETRREKVLEARYRERRLKERAQSVVLDLDEEERQKEETPQELFARTRSEYLETIQAEMKKMGIETQLPQDKVQGRGHGDMGTQGRELLPQAGDRGAALKDEEKKKEEDEEKKKEEDEEEKEEKDEEKQKDEEEKKEEDEEEKKEEDEEEKKEDEEEKKEDEEKGERVEEDTLEES, encoded by the exons ATGGAGATTGTCTTCGAGTACATGCGGAAGCGCAGCGAGTTCGGGCGACCATGCAACTTCTCCGACTGGCCGGCCCAGGTCACCCTGGACATCCCCCCCGACCCCAGCCTGGCCAGCGACTTCATCCTGAGGAGCCCCGTGGACAGCAGCGTCCAGCACACCAGCGAGATGGCGGCACACGAG GTCAACACGGAGAGGATGGAGGTGGAATCCCGCGGTATCAACCACGTGGAGGGCGGCTGGCCCAAGGACATCAACCCCCAGGAGAAGGAGCACACCGCACGTTTCCGGAAAAAagtggagaaagaggaaaactaCGTCAACACCATCGAGCACCTCAGCACC CTGATGGAGCACTACGTCAGGCAGAACAACACCATCAACATCTACGAGGAGTACTTTGAGGAGGAAGAGATGGTGGAGCTGGAGGATGAGTCCCCCTGTGCAAAAACCATCAACATCCTCAG GGATCCAAATGTAATCAAGAGGATGGCCACACACATCTCCTGGAACCCCAACATCTCCGAGAAACTGGCCGTGGCTTATTCCAACCTCCAGTTCCAGCACAGCACGAGGAACATGAGCTTTGACTCCTACATCTGGGATCTTg AAAATCCCAACAACCCAGAGCTGTCTCTCACGCCCTCATCCCCTCTCGTGTGCCTGGAATACAACCCCAAGGACAACAACATCCTGGTGGGAGGATGCTACAACGGGCAGATAA cttaCTGGGACATCAGGAAAGGAGAGCTGCCCGTGGAGGTGTCCACCGTGGAGGTCAGCCACAGGGACCCCGTGTATGGAGCCATCTGGTTGCAGTCCAAAACAGGCACTGACTGCTTCTCAGCCTCCACTGACGGGCAG GTGCTGTGGTGGGACATCCGCAAGCTGTCAGAGCCCACCGAGAAGATGATCCTGGATATCAGTGGGAATGAGGTCCTGAAGAatgctctgggtgctgccaccCTGGAGTTTGAGCCCACCCTG cccaccAAGTTCATGGTGGGCACAGAGCAGGGCATCGTCATCGCCTGCAACCGGAAGGCCAAGACACCCCAGGAAAAAATCACTGGCACCTACACGGGCCACATTGGACCCATCTACACCTTGACCAGGAACCCTTTCTACCCCAAAATCTTCCTGACTGTTGGCGGCTGGGCTGCTCGGATCTGGTCAGAGGAGATTAAGGAATCCCCAATTATGTGCACCAA CAGGAACCACCTCTCCTACCTGATGGATGGATGCTGGAGCACCATGAAGCCAGCTGTCTTCTTCACTGCCAAGTCAGACGGGACTCTGGATGTCTGGGACTTCCTCTTCAAGCAGAAGGAGCCAACCCTAAGTGTGAAG GTCTGCAACGAGTCCCTCTACAGCCTGTGCCTGCAGGACACGGGCAGTGTCATAGCCTGTGGCTCTGAGCTGGGCACCATCACCCTGCTCCAGATCTCCTCGGGGCTCTGCACCCTCCAGAGGAACGAGAAGAACTCTGCCAACGCC ATGTTTGAGAGGGAAACCAGGCGGGAGAAGGTCCTGGAGGCCCGGTACCgagagaggaggctgaaggagcgAGCCCAGTCTGTGGTCCTGGATCTGGATgaggaggagaggcagaaggaggAGACCCCCCAGGAGCTGTTTGCCCGGACCCGCAGTGAGTACCTGGAGACCATCCAGGCAGAGATGAAGAAGATGGGGATAGAGACACAGCTCCCCCAGGACAAGGTACAGGgcaggggacatggggacatggggacacagggCAGGGAACTGCTGCcacaggcaggggacaggggggCAGCTCT gaaggatgaagagaagaaaaaggaggaggatgaagagaagaagaaggaggaggatgaagaggaaaaggaggagaaggatgaagagaagcagaaggatgaagaggaaaagaaggaggaggatgaagaggaaaagaaggaggaggatgaagaggagaagaaggaggatgaagaggagaagaaggaggatgaagagaagggggagagggtgGAAGAGGACACTCTGGAG GAGTCATAG
- the GPRC5C gene encoding G-protein coupled receptor family C group 5 member C — protein MGAAALPPVATCLLLLALLPTAGGQGTPPSGCGKDLSSLYYNLCDLSAAWGIVLEAVASLGVVTSFVLTIVLVASLPFVQDPQKKSLVATQVVFLLGTFGLFCLTFDFIVGPDFSTCTSRRFLFGVLFGICFSCLLAHAVALNFLARRNRGPRGWVTLVVALLLALVEVIINAEWLIITVARREGSPTDPCQLEDADFVMALIYVMFLLVATFSTAWPVLCARYGRWRKHGAFILATTGLSMAIWVAWTAMYLYGNRNVGEKPGWDDPTLAIALVSNACTFLLLYVIPEVTHVTRRSPEQAFEDDIYPTRGVGYETILKEQKSQSMFVENKAFSMDEPSFAKKPVSPYSGYNGQLLTSVYQPTEMALMQKTEGPYDVILPRASTGSPAAGSTSSTLRAEDAFTAQSRHASTPRDSRGCQVQSPYSRNRW, from the exons ATGggtgctgcagcactgccaccaGTGGccacctgcctgctgctgctggccctgctccccacagctgGTGGCCAGGGGACCCCTCCCTCAGGCTGTGGCAAGGACCTCTCCTCCCTCTACTACAACCTCTGCGACCTCTCAGCAGCATGGGGCATCGTGCTGGAGGCCGTGGCCAGCCTCGGTGTGGTGACCAGCTTCGTGCTCACCATCGTCCTGGTGGCCAGCCTGCCCTTCGTGCAGGACCCCCAGAAGAAAAGCCTGGTGGCTACGCAGGTCGTCTTTCTTCTGGGCACCTTCGGGCTCTTCTGCCTGACATTTGACTTCATCGTGGGGCCGGATTTCTCCACCTGCACCTCCCGCCGCTTCCTCTTCGGTGTCCTCTTTGGCATCTgcttctcctgcctgctggctcACGCCGTGGCCCTCAACTTCTTGGCACGGAGGAACCGGGGCCCGCGGGGTTGGGTGACGCTGGTGGTGGCCCTGCTCCTCGCCTTGGTGGAGGTCATCATCAACGCCGAGTGGCTCATCATCACGGTGGCACGGCGGGAGGGCAGCCCCACGGACCCTTGCCAGCTGGAGGACGCCGACTTCGTCATGGCGCTCATCTACGTCATGttcctgctggtggccaccttCAGCACCGCCTGGCCCGTCCTCTGCGCCCGCTACGGCCGCTGGCGCAAGCACGGCGCCTTCATCCTGGCCACCACCGGCCTCTCCATGGCCATCTGGGTGGCGTGGACGGCCATGTACCTCTATGGCAACCGGAACGTGGGTGAGAAGCCCGGCTGGGATGACCCCACTCTGGCCATCGCGCTGGTCTCCAACGCCtgcaccttcctcctcctctacGTCATCCCCGAGGTGACGCACGTGACGCGGCGGAGCCCCGAGCAGGCCTTCGAGGACGATATCTACCCCACCCGGGGGGTGGGCTACGAGACCATCCTCAAGGAGCAGAAGTCCCAGAGCATGTTTGTGGAGAACAAAGCCTTCTCCATGGATGAGCCCTCCTTCG CCAAGAAACCGGTGTCCCCATACAGTGGCTACAACGGGCAACTGCTGACCAGTGTCTACCAGCCCACCGAGATGGCTCTGATGCAGAAG ACTGAAGGTCCCTACGATGTGATCCTGCCCCGTGCCTCCACCGGCAGCCCGGCAGCCGGCAGCACCAGCTCCACCCTGCGAGCTGAGGACGCCTTCACGGCACAGTCCCGGCACGCCAGCACCCCACGGGACAGCCGGGGCTGCCAG gtgcagtccccGTACAGCAGGAACCGGTGGTGA